In one Musa acuminata AAA Group cultivar baxijiao chromosome BXJ2-5, Cavendish_Baxijiao_AAA, whole genome shotgun sequence genomic region, the following are encoded:
- the LOC103984075 gene encoding UDP-glycosyltransferase 73C6 — MDATAHFVLVPLMAQGHTIPMVDMAHLLASRGVHVTFITTPANASRIESDIQRARGSGIPIRFVSLRFPCEEFGLPQGCENLDCVTSREHAVAFLHACRTLRGPLTSILRQQNPPPSCVISDTMQYWTADMARELGIPRLTFSGSGGLFHLFRHLFLQNKSNDKVTNGAESVVLPGFPHHIEIPRALIPGSLFIPEMAKFREEMMEEDCRSDGVVVNTFSDLEAPCIDQYQEAIGKKVWTIGPMFLCNRDAAYIAARGNKASIDQAQCLRWLDSMQPSSVIYVSFGSLARTSPSQVIEIGLGLEASNCPFLWVIKAGNRSAEVETWLSQGFEERTSSRGLIIRGWAPQVMILSHPAIGGFMTHCGWNSLLEGIAFGVPMITWPHFAEQFLNEKLIVEVLRTGVAIGVKTMTPWQVDKDVVLVKKDDMVRAVSRLMGEGEGGEAMRNRSRELGHKARAAVEEGGSSCENVTLLIQQIEDSMKLAE; from the coding sequence ATGGACGCCACAGCTCACTTCGTGTTGGTTCCCCTCATGGCGCAGGGCCACACCATTCCTATGGTCGACATGGCCCATCTCCTCGCCAGCCGCGGCGTTCACGTCACCTTCATCACCACCCCCGCCAACGCCTCGCGGATCGAGTCCGACATCCAGCGCGCGAGGGGGTCCGGCATCCCCATCCGGTTCGTCTCCCTTCGCTTCCCATGCGAGGAATTCGGCTTGCCCCAGGGCTGCGAGAACCTCGACTGCGTGACGTCCAGAGAGCACGCCGTGGCCTTCCTGCATGCTTGCCGGACGCTCCGCGGGCCGCTGACGTCGATCCTCCGCCAGCAGAACCCGCCGCCGAGCTGCGTCATCTCGGACACGATGCAGTATTGGACCGCCGACATGGCTCGAGAGCTGGGCATTCCGAGGCTCACGTTCAGCGGCTCCGGCGGTTTGTTCCACCTCTTCAGGCATCTCTTCCTTCAGAACAAGTCCAATGACAAGGTGACCAATGGCGCAGAGTCGGTGGTCTTGCCTGGGTTTCCCCATCACATTGAGATCCCAAGGGCCCTGATTCCTGGGTCTCTTTTCATTCCAGAGATGGCAAAGTTCCGTGAGGAGATGATGGAGGAGGACTGCAGGTCCGATGGTGTTGTAGTGAATACTTTCAGTGACTTGGAAGCTCCGTGCATCGATCAGTATCAGGAGGCCATCGGGAAGAAGGTGTGGACGATTGGTCCAATGTTTCTGTGCAACAGAGATGCCGCCTATATAGCCGCCAGAGGAAACAAAGCGTCCATCGATCAGGCGCAATGCCTGCGCTGGCTCGACTCCATGCAACCGAGCTCTGTGATTTATGTGAGCTTTGGCAGCCTCGCTCGCACCTCGCCTTCTCAAGTCATCGAGATAGGACTGGGCTTGGAGGCCTCGAACTGCCCCTTTCTGTGGGTGATCAAAGCCGGGAACAGATCCGCCGAGGTGGAGACATGGCTATCACAAGGATTCGAGGAGAGGACAAGCTCGAGGGGCCTTATCATTCGAGGCTGGGCCCCTCAAGTGATGATCCTGTCGCATCCGGCGATCGGAGGATTCATGACGCACTGCGGCTGGAACTCGTTGTTGGAAGGCATAGCTTTTGGCGTGCCGATGATAACATGGCCACACTTCGCGGAACAGTTCCTCAACGAGAAGTTGATAGTGGAGGTGCTGAGAACTGGAGTTGCcattggagtcaagaccatgactcCTTGGCAAGTGGACAAAGATGTGGTGCTGGTGAAGAAGGATGACATGGTCAGGGCCGTGTCTCGCTTGATGGGAGAAGGGGAGGGAGGGGAAGCAATGAGGAACAGGTCAAGGGAATTGGGACACAAGGCGAGGGCGGCTGTGGAAGAAGGTGGCTCCTCGTGTGAGAACGTCACCCTCTTGATACAACAGATCGAAGATAGCATGAAGCTGGCCGAATGA
- the LOC103984073 gene encoding probable 1-deoxy-D-xylulose-5-phosphate synthase, chloroplastic isoform X1, with protein sequence MASASSHCPFRHISFLQSESRFQSAESGYFGTPQFLKRSTSELIIYQNSVTTYLRKGCRQVAALPDIGDFFWEKDPTPILDMVDMPIQLKNLSHKELKQLTGEIRSEISFVMSKTRRPFRASLAVVELTVALHHVFHAPMDKILWDDGEQTYAHKILTGRRSLMHTLKRKDGLSGFTSRAESKYDAFGAGHGCNSISAGLGMAVARDINGKKNRIVTVISNWTTMAGQVYEAMSNAGYLDSNMIVILNDSRHSLHPKLSEGPKMTINPISSTLSKIQSSRSFRRFREAAKGVTKRIGKTMHELAAKVDEYTRGMIGPLGATLFEELGLYYIGPVDGHNIDDLICVLNEVASLDSTGPVLVHVITEDEDLESIQKENSKSCSNSINSNPSRTFNDCLAEAIVAEAERDKEIVVVHAGMGVDPSLKLFQSRFPDRFFDVGMAEQHAITFAAGLSCGGLKPFCIIPSTFLQRGYDQVIQDVDLQRLPVRFAISSAGLAGSEGPIHSGVFDITFMACLPNMIVMAPSDEDELIDMVATAACVNDRPICFRYPRVAIMGNNGLLHSGMPLEIGKGEMLVEGKHVALLGYGVMVQNCLKAQSLLAGLGIQVTVASARFCKPLDIELIRRLCQEHEFLITVEEGTIGGFGSHVSQFMALDGLLDGRVKWRPILLPDNYIEQATPREQLEIAGLTGHHIAATTLSLLGRHREAFLLMR encoded by the exons ATGGCCTCTGCTTCCTCTCATTGCCCGTTCAGACATATTTCTTTCCTTCAAAGCGAATCTAGGTTCCAATCTGCGGAATCTGGTTACTTTGGGACTCCGCAGTTCTTGAAGAGGAGCACTTCTGAGTTGATTATTTACCAAAATTCTGTAACTACGTATCTAAGGAAG GGTTGCAGACAGGTTGCTGCACTACCAGATATTGGTGATTTCTTCTGGGAAAAAGATCCAACTCCCATTTTAGACATGGTTGATATGCCAATTCAATTGAAGAATCTGTCCCACAAA GAACTAAAGCAATTAACTGGTGAAATTCGTTCTGAGATATCTTTTGTTATGTCAAAGACCCGTAGGCCCTTCAGAGCAAGTCTTGCAGTGGTGGAGTTAACAGTGGCTTTACATCATGTTTTTCATGCTCCCATGGACAAGATACTCTGGGATGATGGTGAACAG ACATATGCACACAAGATTCTGACAGGAAGGCGCTCTCTTATGCATACACTTAAGCGAAAAGATGGTCTCTCGGGTTTCACTTCTCGAGCAGAAAGCAAGTACGACGCATTTGGTGCTGGGCATGGATGCAATAGCATATCTGCTGGGCTTG GCATGGCAGTTGCAAGGGATATTAATGGAAAGAAGAATCGTATAGTGACAGTTATAAGTAATTGGACAACGATGGCTGGTCAGGTCTATGAGGCAATGAGCAATGCTGGGTACCTTGATTCTAACATGATAGTGATTTTAAATGATAGTAGGCACTCTTTACACCCTAAGCTTAGTGAAGGACCAAAAATGACAATCAATCCGATCTCAAGCACTTTAAGCAAGATTCAATCTAGTAGATCCTTCCGGAGATTCAGGGAAGCTGCAAAG GGTGTAACGAAAAGAATCGGTAAAACTATGCACGAATTGGCAGCTAAAGTTGATGAGTATACACGTGGTATGATTGGTCCTCTTGGAGCTACTCTCTTTGAAGAACTTGGGCTGTACTACATTGGACCAGTGGATGGACACAATATTGATGATCTAATTTGTGTACTCAATGAAGTGGCATCATTGGATTCAACTGGACCCGTATTGGTTCATGTAATTACAGAAGATGAGGACTTGGAAAGTATTCAGAAAG AGAACTCAAAATCATGTTCTAATTCCATCAACAGCAACCCCTCGAGGACATTCAATGATTGTCTTGCTGAAGCTATAGTTGCAGAAGCAGAAAGGGACAAAGAAATTGTAGTGGTTCATGCAGGCATGGGAGTCGATCCATCACTTAAGCTCTTCCAGTCCAGATTTCCTGACAGATTTTTTGATGTTGGTATGGCAGAACAACAtgctattacttttgctgcgggcTTATCTTGCGGGGGTTTGAAACCGTTCTGCATAATTCCGTCAACATTCTTACAAAGAGGATATGATCAG GTTATCCAAGATGTAGATCTACAGAGACTTCCTGTGAGATTTGCCATTAGTAGTGCAGGGCTGGCAGGATCTGAAGGTCCAATTCATTCTGGAGTTTTTGACATAACATTTATGGCATGCTTGCCAAATATGATTGTCATGGCACCATCAGATGAAGATGAACTTATTGACATGGTGGCTACTGCTGCTTGTGTTAATGACAGGCCTATTTGCTTCCGGTATCCCAGGGTAGCTATTATGGGAAACAATGGTCTATTACATAGTGGAATGCCTCTTGAG ATTGGGAAGGGAGAGATGCTAGTAGAAGGAAAACATGTGGCTTTGCTTGGCTATGGTGTGATGGTTCAGAATTGCCTAAAGGCACAATCTCTGCTTGCTGGCCTCGGTATCCAAGTGACCGTTGCCAGTGCAAGGTTTTGCAAGCCACTTGACATCGAGCTTATCCGAAGGCTATGTCAGGAGCATGAGTTTTTGATAACTGTCGAGGAAGGAACCATTGGTGGTTTTGGTTCTCATGTTTCACAATTCATGGCACTTGATGGTTTGCTTGATGGAAGAGTAAAG TGGCGACCCATTCTACTACCAGACAACTACATAGAGCAAGCAACCCCAAGGGAACAGCTAGAGATTGCTGGACTGACCGGCCATCACATTGCAGCCACAACATTAAGTCTGTTGGGACGTCATCGGGAGGCCTTTCTCTTAATGCGGTAG
- the LOC103984073 gene encoding probable 1-deoxy-D-xylulose-5-phosphate synthase, chloroplastic isoform X2, which translates to MASASSHCPFRHISFLQSESRFQSAESGYFGTPQFLKRSTSELIIYQNSVTTYLRKGCRQVAALPDIGDFFWEKDPTPILDMVDMPIQLKNLSHKTRRPFRASLAVVELTVALHHVFHAPMDKILWDDGEQTYAHKILTGRRSLMHTLKRKDGLSGFTSRAESKYDAFGAGHGCNSISAGLGMAVARDINGKKNRIVTVISNWTTMAGQVYEAMSNAGYLDSNMIVILNDSRHSLHPKLSEGPKMTINPISSTLSKIQSSRSFRRFREAAKGVTKRIGKTMHELAAKVDEYTRGMIGPLGATLFEELGLYYIGPVDGHNIDDLICVLNEVASLDSTGPVLVHVITEDEDLESIQKENSKSCSNSINSNPSRTFNDCLAEAIVAEAERDKEIVVVHAGMGVDPSLKLFQSRFPDRFFDVGMAEQHAITFAAGLSCGGLKPFCIIPSTFLQRGYDQVIQDVDLQRLPVRFAISSAGLAGSEGPIHSGVFDITFMACLPNMIVMAPSDEDELIDMVATAACVNDRPICFRYPRVAIMGNNGLLHSGMPLEIGKGEMLVEGKHVALLGYGVMVQNCLKAQSLLAGLGIQVTVASARFCKPLDIELIRRLCQEHEFLITVEEGTIGGFGSHVSQFMALDGLLDGRVKWRPILLPDNYIEQATPREQLEIAGLTGHHIAATTLSLLGRHREAFLLMR; encoded by the exons ATGGCCTCTGCTTCCTCTCATTGCCCGTTCAGACATATTTCTTTCCTTCAAAGCGAATCTAGGTTCCAATCTGCGGAATCTGGTTACTTTGGGACTCCGCAGTTCTTGAAGAGGAGCACTTCTGAGTTGATTATTTACCAAAATTCTGTAACTACGTATCTAAGGAAG GGTTGCAGACAGGTTGCTGCACTACCAGATATTGGTGATTTCTTCTGGGAAAAAGATCCAACTCCCATTTTAGACATGGTTGATATGCCAATTCAATTGAAGAATCTGTCCCACAAA ACCCGTAGGCCCTTCAGAGCAAGTCTTGCAGTGGTGGAGTTAACAGTGGCTTTACATCATGTTTTTCATGCTCCCATGGACAAGATACTCTGGGATGATGGTGAACAG ACATATGCACACAAGATTCTGACAGGAAGGCGCTCTCTTATGCATACACTTAAGCGAAAAGATGGTCTCTCGGGTTTCACTTCTCGAGCAGAAAGCAAGTACGACGCATTTGGTGCTGGGCATGGATGCAATAGCATATCTGCTGGGCTTG GCATGGCAGTTGCAAGGGATATTAATGGAAAGAAGAATCGTATAGTGACAGTTATAAGTAATTGGACAACGATGGCTGGTCAGGTCTATGAGGCAATGAGCAATGCTGGGTACCTTGATTCTAACATGATAGTGATTTTAAATGATAGTAGGCACTCTTTACACCCTAAGCTTAGTGAAGGACCAAAAATGACAATCAATCCGATCTCAAGCACTTTAAGCAAGATTCAATCTAGTAGATCCTTCCGGAGATTCAGGGAAGCTGCAAAG GGTGTAACGAAAAGAATCGGTAAAACTATGCACGAATTGGCAGCTAAAGTTGATGAGTATACACGTGGTATGATTGGTCCTCTTGGAGCTACTCTCTTTGAAGAACTTGGGCTGTACTACATTGGACCAGTGGATGGACACAATATTGATGATCTAATTTGTGTACTCAATGAAGTGGCATCATTGGATTCAACTGGACCCGTATTGGTTCATGTAATTACAGAAGATGAGGACTTGGAAAGTATTCAGAAAG AGAACTCAAAATCATGTTCTAATTCCATCAACAGCAACCCCTCGAGGACATTCAATGATTGTCTTGCTGAAGCTATAGTTGCAGAAGCAGAAAGGGACAAAGAAATTGTAGTGGTTCATGCAGGCATGGGAGTCGATCCATCACTTAAGCTCTTCCAGTCCAGATTTCCTGACAGATTTTTTGATGTTGGTATGGCAGAACAACAtgctattacttttgctgcgggcTTATCTTGCGGGGGTTTGAAACCGTTCTGCATAATTCCGTCAACATTCTTACAAAGAGGATATGATCAG GTTATCCAAGATGTAGATCTACAGAGACTTCCTGTGAGATTTGCCATTAGTAGTGCAGGGCTGGCAGGATCTGAAGGTCCAATTCATTCTGGAGTTTTTGACATAACATTTATGGCATGCTTGCCAAATATGATTGTCATGGCACCATCAGATGAAGATGAACTTATTGACATGGTGGCTACTGCTGCTTGTGTTAATGACAGGCCTATTTGCTTCCGGTATCCCAGGGTAGCTATTATGGGAAACAATGGTCTATTACATAGTGGAATGCCTCTTGAG ATTGGGAAGGGAGAGATGCTAGTAGAAGGAAAACATGTGGCTTTGCTTGGCTATGGTGTGATGGTTCAGAATTGCCTAAAGGCACAATCTCTGCTTGCTGGCCTCGGTATCCAAGTGACCGTTGCCAGTGCAAGGTTTTGCAAGCCACTTGACATCGAGCTTATCCGAAGGCTATGTCAGGAGCATGAGTTTTTGATAACTGTCGAGGAAGGAACCATTGGTGGTTTTGGTTCTCATGTTTCACAATTCATGGCACTTGATGGTTTGCTTGATGGAAGAGTAAAG TGGCGACCCATTCTACTACCAGACAACTACATAGAGCAAGCAACCCCAAGGGAACAGCTAGAGATTGCTGGACTGACCGGCCATCACATTGCAGCCACAACATTAAGTCTGTTGGGACGTCATCGGGAGGCCTTTCTCTTAATGCGGTAG
- the LOC103984073 gene encoding probable 1-deoxy-D-xylulose-5-phosphate synthase, chloroplastic isoform X3, translated as MDKILWDDGEQTYAHKILTGRRSLMHTLKRKDGLSGFTSRAESKYDAFGAGHGCNSISAGLGMAVARDINGKKNRIVTVISNWTTMAGQVYEAMSNAGYLDSNMIVILNDSRHSLHPKLSEGPKMTINPISSTLSKIQSSRSFRRFREAAKGVTKRIGKTMHELAAKVDEYTRGMIGPLGATLFEELGLYYIGPVDGHNIDDLICVLNEVASLDSTGPVLVHVITEDEDLESIQKENSKSCSNSINSNPSRTFNDCLAEAIVAEAERDKEIVVVHAGMGVDPSLKLFQSRFPDRFFDVGMAEQHAITFAAGLSCGGLKPFCIIPSTFLQRGYDQVIQDVDLQRLPVRFAISSAGLAGSEGPIHSGVFDITFMACLPNMIVMAPSDEDELIDMVATAACVNDRPICFRYPRVAIMGNNGLLHSGMPLEIGKGEMLVEGKHVALLGYGVMVQNCLKAQSLLAGLGIQVTVASARFCKPLDIELIRRLCQEHEFLITVEEGTIGGFGSHVSQFMALDGLLDGRVKWRPILLPDNYIEQATPREQLEIAGLTGHHIAATTLSLLGRHREAFLLMR; from the exons ATGGACAAGATACTCTGGGATGATGGTGAACAG ACATATGCACACAAGATTCTGACAGGAAGGCGCTCTCTTATGCATACACTTAAGCGAAAAGATGGTCTCTCGGGTTTCACTTCTCGAGCAGAAAGCAAGTACGACGCATTTGGTGCTGGGCATGGATGCAATAGCATATCTGCTGGGCTTG GCATGGCAGTTGCAAGGGATATTAATGGAAAGAAGAATCGTATAGTGACAGTTATAAGTAATTGGACAACGATGGCTGGTCAGGTCTATGAGGCAATGAGCAATGCTGGGTACCTTGATTCTAACATGATAGTGATTTTAAATGATAGTAGGCACTCTTTACACCCTAAGCTTAGTGAAGGACCAAAAATGACAATCAATCCGATCTCAAGCACTTTAAGCAAGATTCAATCTAGTAGATCCTTCCGGAGATTCAGGGAAGCTGCAAAG GGTGTAACGAAAAGAATCGGTAAAACTATGCACGAATTGGCAGCTAAAGTTGATGAGTATACACGTGGTATGATTGGTCCTCTTGGAGCTACTCTCTTTGAAGAACTTGGGCTGTACTACATTGGACCAGTGGATGGACACAATATTGATGATCTAATTTGTGTACTCAATGAAGTGGCATCATTGGATTCAACTGGACCCGTATTGGTTCATGTAATTACAGAAGATGAGGACTTGGAAAGTATTCAGAAAG AGAACTCAAAATCATGTTCTAATTCCATCAACAGCAACCCCTCGAGGACATTCAATGATTGTCTTGCTGAAGCTATAGTTGCAGAAGCAGAAAGGGACAAAGAAATTGTAGTGGTTCATGCAGGCATGGGAGTCGATCCATCACTTAAGCTCTTCCAGTCCAGATTTCCTGACAGATTTTTTGATGTTGGTATGGCAGAACAACAtgctattacttttgctgcgggcTTATCTTGCGGGGGTTTGAAACCGTTCTGCATAATTCCGTCAACATTCTTACAAAGAGGATATGATCAG GTTATCCAAGATGTAGATCTACAGAGACTTCCTGTGAGATTTGCCATTAGTAGTGCAGGGCTGGCAGGATCTGAAGGTCCAATTCATTCTGGAGTTTTTGACATAACATTTATGGCATGCTTGCCAAATATGATTGTCATGGCACCATCAGATGAAGATGAACTTATTGACATGGTGGCTACTGCTGCTTGTGTTAATGACAGGCCTATTTGCTTCCGGTATCCCAGGGTAGCTATTATGGGAAACAATGGTCTATTACATAGTGGAATGCCTCTTGAG ATTGGGAAGGGAGAGATGCTAGTAGAAGGAAAACATGTGGCTTTGCTTGGCTATGGTGTGATGGTTCAGAATTGCCTAAAGGCACAATCTCTGCTTGCTGGCCTCGGTATCCAAGTGACCGTTGCCAGTGCAAGGTTTTGCAAGCCACTTGACATCGAGCTTATCCGAAGGCTATGTCAGGAGCATGAGTTTTTGATAACTGTCGAGGAAGGAACCATTGGTGGTTTTGGTTCTCATGTTTCACAATTCATGGCACTTGATGGTTTGCTTGATGGAAGAGTAAAG TGGCGACCCATTCTACTACCAGACAACTACATAGAGCAAGCAACCCCAAGGGAACAGCTAGAGATTGCTGGACTGACCGGCCATCACATTGCAGCCACAACATTAAGTCTGTTGGGACGTCATCGGGAGGCCTTTCTCTTAATGCGGTAG